Sequence from the uncultured Flavobacterium sp. genome:
AGACTCTGCAGTCAATTTATCTCTTTGGTTTTTAGGACTGTCTAATTCATTTAATAACCATTTTCCAGAAGTAAAATCAACACCGGATCTTGGTCCGGAAGTAAACATGTAAGTTTTTGTTGAGCACGATGAAAATAAAATAGAAATAAAAAAAAGAAAAAAGATTGGTTTGATATTCTTCATGAATTAGGTTTTGGTTGCCTCAAATGTAGTTTAAAACATACAATAAAAAAATTCCAAACTCCAATTTAAAAAGTATTGGAATTTGGAATTTAAAAGAATTAGGATTTGTTTCTTAAAACTTGTTACTGTTTTTAAAAACTTCCTGATTTACTTCGTCGATATAATTTAAAACATCATCTTTTCCTATTGATTCTGTAGCCGAGGTTACAAAATAGTGTGGCATTTCTTCCCAGTTATTAGCAAACATTTGTTTTTTGTATGCTGCAATATGAGAGTCAACTTTAGTCTTGCTGATTTTATCTGCTTTAGTGAAGATAATACAAAACGGAATTTCACTTTCTCCCATATACGACATAAATTCAATGTCTATATTTTGAGCTTCGTGGCGAATATCAATCAAAACAAAGGCGCAAACAAGTTGTTCTCTTGTTTCGAAATAATCAGTTATAAATTGCTGAAAAACTGATTTTGTTTTTTTTGATACTTTCGCATAACCATAACCAGGTAAATCGACCAAAAACCAATTGTTGTTAATCTTAAAGTGATTAATCAGCTGAGTTTTTCCTGGTCTTCCTGAAGTTTTAGCTAAGTTTTTATGATTGGTAAGCATATTGATCAACGAAGATTTACCAACGTTAGATCGTCCGATAAAAGCATATTCCGGCAAAAAATCCTGTGGACATTTTGCTACTTCGGAATTACTGATAATAAATTCGGCGGTATTAATTTTCATGTTTTTTGTTTTTAAAACCTCCTAAAAGTCGAAAGTTAGATGCTATAAATTCTTTTTAACGAGCCATTCTTCAAGAATTGTGTTGAATTCCTGAGGGTGTTCCATCATAGCAGCGTGTCCACATTTGTCTATCCAATACAAAGTTGAATTAGGCAATAATTTATCAAATTCTTCGGCAACATTGGGTGGTGTAACGGCGTCATTTTTACCCCAAATGATACAGGTTTCTACTGTCATTTTTGGTAAATCTTTTGCCATATTATGACGAATTGCGCTTTTGGCAATCGTTAAAGTTTTGATCAGTTTTATGCGGTCGTTTACCGTTGCATACACTTCATCAATAAGCTCGGGAGTTGCAATTGCAGGATCGTAAAATACATCTTCAGCCTTCTTTTTGATGTATTCATAGTCGCCTCTTTTTGGGTAGCTATCGCCCATTGCGCTTTCGTAAAGTCCAGAACTTCCGGTAATTACGAGTCCGGCTACTTTTTCGGGATACATTTTGGTGTGATAAAGAGCAATATGTCCTCCAAGAGAGTTGCCTAACAAAATTACCTGATCAAATCCTTTAAAAGTAATAAAGTCCTTTACGTATTTCGCAAAGCTTTTTACGTTTGTTTTTAAAATACTTTGGGTATAGATTGGCAAATCCGGGATAACAACTTTGTATCCTTTTGTTGGGAAATATTCTGCTACAGCATCAAAGTTACTTAGGCCTCCCATTAAGCCATGTAAAATCACGATAGGAGTTCCTTCTCCAGCTTCATAATAGCTGTATTTGCCTTCTTTTTTGTAGTGTTTGTCCATTTAATTTAATGCCAATTTCAATTTGGACAAATATAGGGTTTAATAAATAAAAATGAATTTTTGATACCGTTTTTTAACTAGATAATTTCAGTAGAATATATAAGTGGTTAAAAATCAGGTTTTATGGGCGCTTTTTGGTGAATCTTCAAATGTTAAGAAATTAGCATAATACTTATTTTTTTAAGAAAAAAGGTGCGTATTTTTTTTGATTGATCAGTGTTGTCAGGAATTGATTAATAATTAGTTAACATATTGATTGCTTATGAATTAGGAAAGGTGGTAGGAAAGTGGTTAAACTTATTAA
This genomic interval carries:
- the yihA gene encoding ribosome biogenesis GTP-binding protein YihA/YsxC — translated: MKINTAEFIISNSEVAKCPQDFLPEYAFIGRSNVGKSSLINMLTNHKNLAKTSGRPGKTQLINHFKINNNWFLVDLPGYGYAKVSKKTKSVFQQFITDYFETREQLVCAFVLIDIRHEAQNIDIEFMSYMGESEIPFCIIFTKADKISKTKVDSHIAAYKKQMFANNWEEMPHYFVTSATESIGKDDVLNYIDEVNQEVFKNSNKF
- a CDS encoding alpha/beta hydrolase; protein product: MDKHYKKEGKYSYYEAGEGTPIVILHGLMGGLSNFDAVAEYFPTKGYKVVIPDLPIYTQSILKTNVKSFAKYVKDFITFKGFDQVILLGNSLGGHIALYHTKMYPEKVAGLVITGSSGLYESAMGDSYPKRGDYEYIKKKAEDVFYDPAIATPELIDEVYATVNDRIKLIKTLTIAKSAIRHNMAKDLPKMTVETCIIWGKNDAVTPPNVAEEFDKLLPNSTLYWIDKCGHAAMMEHPQEFNTILEEWLVKKNL